DNA from Bordetella genomosp. 13:
CGCCGTGTACGCAGCCGCCATCCATCCCGACGCGCAGTGCGTCGAGAAGCCGCGCGGCGTACTGGCTGTGTTCTTCGACTGGACCAAGCAGGCGGCCGCTGTGGTGAACGGCATCCGGCTGTCGCCAGAAGAGGCCGCCACCATGCGTTGCCTGGTGGTGGACGCGCGCCATCGCGTCATCGCCGCCAGCGCCGACGACGTGCCCGAGTCGCTGCCTTTGCCTGCGGGCCAGGCCGGCGGTTTCTACTCCGATGCCAACGGCATGGTTGGCTATGCCGTGACGCCGGGTTATGAGACCTACAGAGGGCTGGGGTGGTATGGCGTGGTCACCGACAGGGGGCAGGGGATGATCTGCCCTGGTGCGTGAATGCGCCAATGTGAAGCATGTTGCTCCGAATGAGGGCATGACCGAGCCTCACATGCGGTCATGGCCGGCAAGTGGCTGGTCGCGAATAGAGGCCGGACCGCGCCGGCATCAGCGGCTCAAGCCCCGCGCCGAAATCGGCCATATCCCGACCACGGTGTCGCCCCGGTAAACCACCAGTTCGTCGTGCAGGTTGAAGGTGGGGTCCACGTGCGAGGGCACCAGCTTCAGCACTTCGCCCAGCACGGGTTCCGCCCCGTCGTCCACGGCGAGCACGCCGTGTTCGTCATTGGCGGCCACGTACCGCAGTCCCGGGCGGCCGTGCACGGACGGCAGCCCCGATTCGATGGTGACGGATTTCAGGCCCGCGTCCGCCACGGCTCGTCCGGGCGCCGCCGCGCTCATCACGGTAGACAGCAGGAACAGGCTGTGGCGAAACGCCAGCGGGCCGTTCCATTCGTTGCTGCCGTAGTCGACGTCCATGAACGCATACGAGCCGGGCTGCAATTCGGTATAGACGCCGCTGGCGGCATCGAACTCGACGCTCCCCGTGCCGCCGCCGGTGATGCGGTCGCAAGCGATGCCATGACGCCGCAGGGCCTGGGCATGGGCGGCGGCCCGTCGTGCCGCCTCGGCGCCGGCCTGGGCGCGCTGCGCCCGCGTACGCAGGTGCTGCATCGCCCCATGGTAGGCCTGCAGGCCGCCGAACCGCAGCCCCGGCGCGGCCTGCACGCGGCGAGCCAGCGCCACCGCCGCGTCGCTGTCGGCCACGCCGCAGCGTCCCTGGCCCACGTCCACCTCGACCAGCACCGTCAGC
Protein-coding regions in this window:
- a CDS encoding DSD1 family PLP-dependent enzyme; translated protein: MHTDTSPVTPAARPGDALATVDTPALVLDLDAFEANLRVMQGWAGRHGVALRPHAKAHKCPQVALRQLALGAGGICCQKVSEALPFIEAGIRDIHISNEVVGPAKLALLANLAREASLSVCVDHPDNVDALSAAMTRAGAQLTVLVEVDVGQGRCGVADSDAAVALARRVQAAPGLRFGGLQAYHGAMQHLRTRAQRAQAGAEAARRAAAHAQALRRHGIACDRITGGGTGSVEFDAASGVYTELQPGSYAFMDVDYGSNEWNGPLAFRHSLFLLSTVMSAAAPGRAVADAGLKSVTIESGLPSVHGRPGLRYVAANDEHGVLAVDDGAEPVLGEVLKLVPSHVDPTFNLHDELVVYRGDTVVGIWPISARGLSR